From the Opitutia bacterium genome, one window contains:
- a CDS encoding E3 binding domain-containing protein — protein sequence MSTFQIDVPMPSMGATVSELTIINIVVAPGTKVAKGQKLAELESDKSAFDFESPAEGTIVAVKGNKGEVKRSGETLFRMETSDQSLQHLAIATAQHDAQTAAHAAPHAPAAAAKALVWTPRATKMAQEAGLDPTKISDIEATGPGGRVSGDDVAKYLASRK from the coding sequence ATGTCCACGTTCCAGATCGACGTTCCGATGCCCTCGATGGGCGCCACGGTGAGCGAGCTCACCATCATCAACATCGTCGTCGCCCCCGGCACCAAGGTCGCCAAGGGCCAGAAGCTCGCCGAACTCGAGAGCGACAAGTCAGCGTTCGATTTCGAGTCGCCCGCCGAGGGCACGATCGTTGCCGTGAAGGGCAACAAGGGCGAAGTGAAGCGCTCCGGTGAAACGCTCTTCCGCATGGAGACGAGCGATCAAAGCCTGCAGCACCTCGCCATCGCCACCGCGCAACACGACGCCCAAACGGCGGCACACGCCGCCCCGCACGCGCCGGCCGCCGCCGCCAAGGCGCTCGTCTGGACGCCGCGCGCGACGAAGATGGCTCAGGAAGCTGGCCTCGATCCGACGAAGATTTCCGACATCGAAGCCACCGGCCCCGGCGGCCGCGTCTCCGGCGACGACGTCGCGAAATACCTCGCCAGCCGCAAGTGA
- a CDS encoding acetyl-CoA carboxylase carboxyltransferase subunit alpha: MDRPAYLLEFEKPLRELEKQLDALHQQSLENNIDMSAELSAIEQKIEVTKREIYSSLTPWQRIQVARHPKRPYALDYIQALFSDFQELHGDRQFNDDRALFGGTAFFEGRAVMVIAQQKGRDAKENVIRNYGMPQPEGYRKALRLMKLAEKFGLPVITFVDTMGAYPGVESEARHVSEAIAVNLREMALLKVPSIAVVVGEGGSGGALGIAVTDRVLVFENAYYSVISPEGCAAILWKDRAQAPKAAEALKLNAANLKELGVVDEVIPEPLGGAHNDPAAAATALKAAFKRHLDELLEKSEEQLLDDRYERYRELGQYRETATK; encoded by the coding sequence ATGGATCGTCCCGCCTACCTGCTCGAGTTCGAGAAGCCGCTCCGCGAACTGGAAAAACAGCTCGACGCGCTGCACCAGCAATCGCTGGAGAACAACATCGACATGTCGGCCGAACTCTCGGCCATCGAGCAGAAGATCGAGGTCACAAAACGCGAGATCTACTCCTCCCTCACGCCGTGGCAGCGCATCCAGGTCGCGCGTCATCCGAAGCGCCCCTACGCGCTCGACTACATCCAGGCGCTTTTCAGCGACTTTCAGGAACTCCACGGCGACCGCCAGTTCAACGACGACCGCGCCCTCTTCGGCGGCACCGCCTTCTTCGAGGGCCGCGCCGTCATGGTCATTGCCCAGCAGAAGGGCCGCGACGCGAAGGAAAATGTCATCCGCAACTACGGCATGCCGCAGCCGGAGGGCTATCGCAAGGCCCTCCGCCTGATGAAACTCGCCGAGAAATTCGGCCTGCCCGTCATCACCTTCGTGGACACGATGGGCGCCTACCCCGGCGTCGAGTCCGAGGCCCGCCACGTCTCCGAAGCCATCGCCGTCAACCTCCGCGAGATGGCCCTGCTCAAAGTCCCCTCGATCGCCGTCGTCGTCGGCGAAGGCGGCTCCGGCGGCGCGCTCGGCATCGCTGTCACGGACCGCGTGCTGGTGTTCGAAAACGCCTACTACTCCGTCATCTCCCCCGAAGGCTGCGCCGCCATCCTCTGGAAGGACCGCGCCCAAGCACCCAAGGCCGCCGAGGCGTTGAAACTGAACGCCGCCAACCTCAAGGAACTCGGCGTCGTCGACGAAGTCATCCCCGAGCCGCTCGGCGGCGCGCACAACGACCCCGCCGCCGCCGCCACCGCGCTGAAGGCCGCCTTCAAGCGCCACTTGGACGAGTTGCTGGAAAAGTCCGAGGAGCAGCTCCTCGACGACCGCTACGAGCGCTACCGCGAACTCGGCCAATACCGCGAAACCGCGACGAAGTGA
- the queA gene encoding tRNA preQ1(34) S-adenosylmethionine ribosyltransferase-isomerase QueA translates to MKTDLFDYPLPEHLIAQTPAVQRDASRLLVVHRAERRIEHRHFREIGDYLRAGDTLFRNNAAVIPARLHARRPTGGAVECLLLRPAVNAHDEWWCLLRPGRKVPPGETFGLPGQFAATVREKNAEGLFRVAFVGDGGADILTIANRIGEMPLPPYITERGDDSAKAIDRERYQTVYADRAHQVAAAAPTAGLHFTPQLLGQLAGAGVRFADVTLHVGLGTFRPIAAENVEDHVIHREVYEVPAATQAALFAPTAPDNAAPRRIAVGTTSLRTLEDFRRRHAAPLGRDYLGEADIYIHPPATFAAVDALITNFHQPRSTLLCLVAAFLAPGSTDGIAWFREIYAEAAARGYRFLSYGDAMLIL, encoded by the coding sequence GTGAAAACCGATCTCTTCGACTACCCGCTCCCCGAGCACCTCATCGCGCAAACGCCCGCCGTGCAACGCGACGCCTCGCGCCTGCTCGTCGTGCACCGCGCCGAGCGGCGCATCGAGCACCGGCATTTCCGCGAAATCGGCGACTACCTGCGCGCGGGCGACACGCTGTTCCGCAACAACGCCGCCGTCATCCCCGCGCGCCTGCACGCCCGCCGCCCGACCGGCGGCGCGGTCGAGTGCCTCCTGCTGCGTCCCGCCGTCAACGCACACGACGAGTGGTGGTGCCTGCTGCGTCCCGGCCGGAAGGTCCCTCCCGGCGAGACCTTCGGCCTCCCCGGCCAGTTCGCCGCCACTGTGCGCGAAAAGAATGCCGAGGGACTCTTCCGCGTCGCGTTCGTCGGCGACGGCGGCGCTGACATCCTCACGATCGCCAACCGCATCGGCGAGATGCCGCTGCCGCCTTACATCACCGAACGCGGCGACGATTCCGCGAAGGCCATCGATCGCGAGCGCTACCAAACCGTCTACGCCGACCGCGCGCACCAAGTCGCCGCCGCCGCGCCCACTGCCGGCCTGCATTTCACGCCGCAACTACTCGGGCAACTTGCCGGCGCCGGCGTGCGCTTTGCCGACGTCACGTTGCACGTGGGCCTCGGCACGTTTCGCCCCATCGCCGCCGAGAACGTCGAGGACCACGTCATCCACCGCGAGGTCTACGAGGTCCCCGCCGCCACCCAAGCCGCGCTCTTCGCTCCCACCGCTCCCGACAATGCCGCGCCACGCCGCATCGCCGTCGGCACGACGTCCCTGCGCACGCTTGAAGATTTCCGCCGCCGCCACGCGGCACCGCTCGGACGCGACTACCTCGGCGAGGCCGACATCTACATCCACCCGCCCGCGACGTTCGCCGCCGTCGACGCGCTGATCACGAACTTCCACCAGCCCCGCTCCACCCTGCTCTGCCTCGTCGCCGCTTTTCTCGCGCCCGGCAGCACGGACGGCATCGCGTGGTTCCGCGAGATCTACGCCGAGGCCGCCGCGCGCGGCTACCGTTTCCTCAGCTACGGCGACGCGATGCTCATCCTCTAA
- a CDS encoding 16S rRNA (uracil(1498)-N(3))-methyltransferase, translating to MPDFRVYAPDVVGTATEIRLGADESHHLVAVNRCQRGDPVVAFDGHGREWQCECVDPAKAGAVLRVRSTHQAAPLPCAITLAQSMPKGATMDEIVRHATELGAARIVPLVTERTQVHLDADRADKKIEKWRIAAIEAAKQCGNPWVPEIAALTKLDALLAGSAKDFDLKLVASLHAGAKPLRSVVEHWRAQHGRPPQRVLWLVGPEGDFSPAEITACVMAGCAPVTLGPLVLRCDTAAVAALSVLGYELGAK from the coding sequence ATGCCCGACTTTCGCGTCTACGCCCCGGATGTGGTCGGCACCGCGACGGAAATCCGCCTCGGCGCCGACGAGAGTCACCACCTCGTGGCCGTGAACCGTTGCCAGCGCGGCGATCCGGTCGTGGCGTTCGACGGTCACGGGCGCGAGTGGCAATGCGAGTGCGTCGATCCCGCCAAGGCCGGCGCGGTCCTCCGCGTGCGATCGACGCACCAAGCCGCTCCCTTGCCCTGCGCCATCACGCTCGCGCAATCGATGCCGAAGGGCGCAACGATGGACGAGATCGTGCGCCACGCCACCGAGCTCGGCGCCGCGCGCATTGTGCCGCTCGTCACCGAGCGGACCCAGGTGCACCTCGATGCCGATCGCGCCGACAAGAAGATCGAGAAATGGCGCATCGCCGCGATCGAAGCCGCGAAGCAATGCGGCAACCCGTGGGTGCCGGAAATCGCCGCGCTGACGAAGCTCGACGCGCTGCTCGCGGGAAGCGCGAAGGATTTCGATCTCAAGCTCGTCGCCAGCCTGCACGCTGGAGCGAAGCCGCTGCGGAGCGTCGTCGAGCACTGGCGCGCGCAGCACGGGCGACCGCCGCAACGCGTGCTCTGGCTGGTGGGACCGGAGGGAGATTTTTCGCCGGCGGAAATCACCGCGTGCGTCATGGCCGGTTGCGCGCCGGTCACGCTCGGACCGCTGGTGCTGCGTTGCGACACGGCGGCCGTCGCGGCGTTGAGCGTGCTGGGCTACGAGCTGGGCGCGAAATAA
- a CDS encoding putative sulfate exporter family transporter: MSAAPPTWKTPALWLVAVACGLPWVTPPVALFAGLVFAVFIGNTDAKRAAKVQKYLLQASVVGLGFGIQFSAVMKAGSTGVVTTALTLAATIGFGVLLARWFAVERTTGQLISTGTAICGGSAIAAMGPVLGAEAGVMSVALGCVFVLNAVALFLFPAIGHLVGLTPEQFGYWAAIAIHDTSSVVGAAAKYSAASLAIAVPVKLARALWILPLVAVAAWKEKQRGAKAVIPWFVLLFIAASALASAFPAGAPVYQFWVSAAKAGLAVTLFLIGASLSRENLRSVGWRPFAMGITLWLAVSVVSLLVIRRAV, translated from the coding sequence ATGTCCGCCGCGCCGCCAACCTGGAAAACACCCGCGCTGTGGCTCGTCGCGGTCGCGTGCGGCCTGCCGTGGGTCACGCCGCCCGTGGCGTTGTTCGCGGGGCTGGTGTTTGCGGTGTTCATTGGCAACACCGACGCGAAGCGCGCGGCGAAGGTGCAGAAATACCTGTTGCAGGCTTCGGTCGTCGGACTGGGTTTCGGCATCCAATTCAGCGCGGTGATGAAGGCCGGTTCGACTGGCGTCGTCACGACCGCGCTCACCCTGGCTGCGACGATCGGATTCGGAGTGTTGCTCGCGCGGTGGTTCGCAGTCGAGCGGACGACGGGGCAGCTCATTTCAACGGGCACGGCGATCTGCGGCGGCAGTGCCATCGCGGCGATGGGGCCGGTGCTCGGCGCGGAGGCGGGAGTGATGTCGGTGGCGCTGGGTTGCGTGTTCGTGCTGAACGCCGTGGCGCTTTTCCTTTTTCCGGCGATCGGTCACCTGGTTGGGCTGACGCCGGAGCAGTTCGGCTATTGGGCCGCCATCGCCATCCACGACACGAGTTCGGTCGTGGGTGCGGCGGCGAAATACTCCGCGGCTTCGCTCGCCATCGCGGTGCCGGTGAAATTGGCGCGCGCGCTGTGGATTCTGCCTCTGGTGGCGGTCGCGGCGTGGAAGGAGAAGCAGCGCGGTGCGAAGGCCGTGATTCCGTGGTTTGTGCTGCTGTTCATCGCGGCTTCGGCGCTCGCATCGGCGTTTCCCGCCGGGGCCCCAGTGTATCAATTCTGGGTCAGCGCGGCCAAGGCGGGGCTCGCTGTCACGCTGTTTCTCATTGGGGCCAGCCTCTCCCGGGAAAATCTCCGCTCCGTCGGCTGGCGGCCATTTGCGATGGGAATCACGCTGTGGCTGGCAGTTAGCGTGGTTTCGCTGCTCGTGATCCGTCGCGCGGTCTAA
- a CDS encoding YceI family protein produces the protein MKRLLTLVATLALVVAARADAVTYKIDATHSSVGFSIRHLVSKFSASFAKVEGSITFDAAAPESSSVEATVAVGSVSTANEKREGHLKSPDFFDEAKFPTATFKSTSWKKTGENTFDVAGDLTIKGTTKPVTLQVTLLGTGPGMGGATVSGWEATAKINRNDFGVSYGPKILGDEVTLNIAIEAGYKPAAAAKS, from the coding sequence ATGAAACGTCTCCTTACCCTTGTTGCCACCCTCGCCCTCGTCGTCGCCGCGCGCGCCGACGCCGTCACCTACAAGATCGACGCGACGCACTCGTCCGTCGGCTTCAGCATCCGCCACCTCGTCTCGAAGTTCTCCGCGAGCTTCGCCAAGGTCGAAGGCTCCATCACCTTCGACGCCGCCGCGCCCGAATCGAGCAGCGTCGAGGCCACCGTCGCCGTCGGCTCCGTCAGCACCGCCAACGAGAAGCGCGAAGGCCACCTGAAGAGCCCCGACTTCTTCGACGAGGCCAAGTTCCCGACCGCCACCTTCAAGTCCACGTCGTGGAAAAAGACCGGCGAGAACACTTTCGACGTCGCCGGCGACCTCACGATCAAGGGCACGACCAAGCCCGTCACCCTCCAAGTCACGCTCCTCGGCACCGGCCCCGGCATGGGCGGCGCGACCGTTTCCGGTTGGGAAGCCACCGCGAAGATCAACCGCAATGACTTCGGCGTCTCCTACGGCCCGAAGATCCTCGGCGACGAAGTCACGCTGAACATCGCCATCGAAGCCGGCTACAAGCCCGCCGCCGCCGCGAAGAGCTGA
- the leuD gene encoding 3-isopropylmalate dehydratase small subunit has protein sequence MALAKITSVTGRAVSVPGNDIDTDRIIPARFMKCVTFDGLGEFLFHDVRHNPDGSKAAHPLNEQRFAGATILLSGANFGCGSSREHAPQAIQKYGFKAVIAENFAEIFFGNSTTLGMPCVSAKREDIAKLAAFVEANPTAEITIDLAKLEVRFGGASVPITQRDSARDALVNGRWDAIGELLDGIPAVKDTAKKLPYLAV, from the coding sequence ATGGCTCTCGCCAAAATCACCTCCGTCACCGGCCGCGCGGTTTCCGTGCCCGGCAACGACATCGACACCGACCGCATCATCCCGGCGCGCTTCATGAAGTGCGTCACGTTCGACGGTCTCGGTGAGTTCCTCTTCCACGACGTCCGCCACAACCCGGACGGCTCCAAGGCCGCGCACCCGCTCAATGAGCAGCGCTTCGCCGGCGCGACGATTCTGCTCTCCGGCGCCAATTTCGGCTGCGGCTCCTCCCGCGAGCACGCGCCGCAGGCGATCCAGAAATACGGTTTCAAGGCCGTCATCGCGGAAAATTTCGCCGAGATTTTTTTCGGCAACAGCACGACGCTCGGCATGCCGTGCGTCAGCGCGAAGCGCGAGGACATCGCCAAGCTCGCCGCGTTCGTGGAGGCCAATCCGACCGCTGAAATCACGATCGACCTCGCGAAGCTCGAAGTGCGCTTCGGCGGCGCGAGCGTGCCGATTACGCAGCGCGACAGCGCGCGCGACGCGCTCGTGAACGGCCGCTGGGACGCCATCGGCGAACTCCTCGACGGCATCCCGGCGGTGAAGGACACCGCGAAGAAGCTGCCGTATCTGGCGGTGTGA
- a CDS encoding LysR family transcriptional regulator, with translation MPREYQYPFELRHLVYFREVARQLHYRKAAESLAIAQPALSRAITQLETSLGVDLLNRTQRRVELTAAGKAFLERIEPLLRALAAVPGDIQALAGGQAGHVRVAFTGLAMATVLPGILREFNRRYPGVRVELNESPTSAQLDALKAGEIACGFFHPDEQTPAGLRTKVLLREKNGVLLPGEHPLAHAKKLKLRDLAGTPFVMFPRAHNPGFYDRVLAAFQQAGVTPRIADEVWPRANAIGLVRAGLGATFMCPSEARHLPAEVSFRPLDGPAPESRLVLGWRKDAPPDPALNAFLLVAGAEAN, from the coding sequence ATGCCGCGCGAGTATCAATATCCCTTCGAGCTGCGCCACCTCGTCTACTTCCGCGAAGTGGCGCGGCAGCTCCACTACCGCAAGGCCGCCGAGTCGCTCGCCATCGCGCAACCGGCGCTGTCTCGCGCCATCACGCAGCTGGAAACATCTCTCGGCGTCGATCTCCTCAACCGCACGCAGCGGCGCGTGGAACTGACGGCCGCCGGCAAGGCGTTCCTCGAACGCATCGAGCCGCTTCTGCGCGCACTCGCCGCCGTGCCTGGCGATATCCAGGCGCTCGCCGGCGGCCAGGCCGGGCACGTGCGCGTCGCGTTCACGGGCCTCGCGATGGCGACGGTGCTGCCGGGCATCCTGCGCGAGTTCAACCGCCGCTATCCCGGCGTGCGCGTGGAGCTGAACGAGTCGCCGACGTCCGCGCAACTCGACGCGCTGAAAGCCGGGGAAATCGCGTGCGGCTTTTTCCACCCGGACGAACAGACCCCCGCCGGCCTGCGCACGAAGGTGCTGCTGCGGGAGAAAAACGGCGTCCTCCTGCCCGGCGAGCATCCCCTCGCCCACGCGAAAAAACTCAAGCTCCGCGACCTCGCCGGCACGCCCTTCGTGATGTTCCCGCGCGCGCACAATCCCGGATTCTACGACCGCGTGCTGGCCGCGTTTCAACAAGCTGGCGTCACGCCGCGCATCGCTGACGAAGTGTGGCCGCGCGCCAACGCCATCGGTCTCGTGCGCGCCGGGCTCGGCGCGACTTTCATGTGCCCCTCCGAAGCGCGCCATCTGCCGGCGGAAGTCAGTTTTCGTCCGCTCGACGGTCCAGCGCCGGAAAGCCGGCTCGTGCTCGGCTGGCGAAAAGATGCCCCGCCCGATCCGGCATTAAACGCCTTTCTGCTCGTGGCGGGCGCGGAAGCAAACTGA
- a CDS encoding DMT family transporter: MVLAGVAFALLNVATQWLTMRLSLAPATVAFWQYAFALVLALPLLRKLGLGAMRTSRPVYHLIRVALAALGVQAWVAGLAHVPIWQAIALVMTSPFFVIVGARLFLHEKVGAMRWLATSVGFAGVMIILQPWSDAFTAYSLLPIAAALLWGVASLMMKRLTHQERPETITVWLLLLLTPLNGLLALGSGAGLGLPTGAALALLVAAGVLTAAAQHFLTLAYSVADAAYVQPFDDLKLPLNVAAGWLFFGYAPSGYLWLGAAMILGASLLMLSHELKQGKRAAEER, translated from the coding sequence ATGGTGCTCGCCGGCGTTGCCTTCGCGCTCCTCAACGTCGCGACGCAATGGCTGACGATGCGACTCTCGCTCGCGCCCGCCACCGTGGCGTTCTGGCAATACGCCTTCGCCTTGGTGCTCGCGCTGCCGCTGTTGCGCAAACTCGGGCTCGGCGCCATGCGCACGTCGCGTCCGGTTTATCACCTGATTCGCGTCGCACTCGCCGCGCTCGGCGTCCAGGCGTGGGTCGCCGGCCTCGCGCACGTTCCGATCTGGCAGGCGATCGCCTTGGTCATGACTTCGCCGTTCTTCGTCATCGTGGGCGCGCGGCTGTTTCTCCACGAGAAGGTCGGCGCGATGCGCTGGCTGGCCACGAGCGTCGGCTTCGCCGGCGTGATGATCATCCTGCAGCCTTGGTCCGACGCCTTCACGGCTTACAGCCTGCTGCCAATCGCGGCCGCCCTGCTCTGGGGCGTGGCCTCGCTGATGATGAAACGGCTCACCCATCAGGAACGCCCCGAAACGATCACCGTCTGGCTGCTGCTCCTGCTCACGCCGCTCAACGGCCTGCTCGCGCTCGGCAGCGGCGCCGGACTCGGCCTGCCCACCGGCGCGGCGCTCGCGCTCCTCGTGGCCGCAGGAGTCCTGACGGCCGCCGCTCAACATTTCCTGACGCTCGCCTACTCCGTCGCCGACGCCGCCTACGTGCAACCCTTCGACGACCTGAAGCTGCCGTTGAACGTCGCGGCCGGCTGGCTATTCTTCGGCTACGCACCGAGCGGCTACCTATGGCTCGGCGCCGCGATGATCCTCGGCGCCTCGCTCCTCATGCTCTCGCACGAGCTGAAGCAGGGCAAACGCGCCGCAGAGGAAAGGTAG
- the leuC gene encoding 3-isopropylmalate dehydratase large subunit: MSAPQSLFEKVWAAHTVKKLANGQTQLLIGTHLIHEVTSPQAFGMLRDLKLPVLMPHRTFATVDHIVPTDQLVEPYADPLAQAMMDELRKNCAQFGITFFDRASGKQGVVHIVGPEQGITQPGTTIACGDSHTSTHGAFGAIAFGIGTSQVRDVLATQTMALGQLKVRRIEVNGKLRAGVYAKDVILHIIRTLGVNGGTGFAYEYAGSVFDGFSMEERMTVCNMSIEGGARVGYVNPDETTFAYLKGRPYSPTGAAWDEAVVRWKSFASDAGCRYDDIVKIDAADIAPTVTWGINPGQGISISENIPSPDTATSADDKAGIIEALAYMKLPAGAPIKGTKIDVAFLGSCTNGRLSDFREVAKYVKGKRVAPGVKAIAVPGSQIVALQCEKEGIDKVLAEAGFEWRGAGCSMCLAMNPDKLVGDQLCASSSNRNFKGRQGSVTGRTILMSPVMVAAAAVTGTVADAREVFAVN, from the coding sequence ATGTCCGCTCCCCAATCCCTCTTCGAAAAAGTCTGGGCCGCCCACACGGTCAAGAAACTGGCCAACGGCCAGACGCAGCTGCTCATCGGCACGCACCTCATCCACGAGGTCACGTCGCCGCAGGCCTTCGGCATGTTGCGCGACCTCAAGCTCCCGGTGCTCATGCCGCACCGCACGTTCGCCACGGTGGACCACATCGTGCCGACCGACCAGCTCGTCGAGCCCTACGCCGATCCGCTGGCGCAGGCGATGATGGACGAGCTGCGGAAGAACTGCGCGCAGTTCGGCATCACTTTCTTCGACCGCGCGAGCGGCAAGCAGGGCGTGGTGCACATCGTCGGTCCCGAGCAGGGCATCACCCAGCCCGGCACCACGATCGCGTGCGGCGATTCGCACACGAGCACGCACGGCGCGTTCGGCGCGATCGCGTTCGGCATCGGCACCTCGCAAGTGCGCGACGTGCTCGCCACGCAGACGATGGCGCTCGGCCAGTTGAAAGTCCGCCGCATCGAGGTGAACGGCAAACTCCGCGCCGGCGTCTACGCGAAGGACGTCATCCTCCACATCATCCGCACGCTCGGCGTGAACGGAGGCACCGGTTTCGCTTACGAGTATGCCGGCAGTGTGTTCGACGGCTTCTCGATGGAAGAGCGCATGACCGTCTGCAACATGTCCATCGAGGGCGGCGCGCGCGTCGGCTACGTCAATCCCGACGAGACCACGTTCGCCTACCTGAAGGGCCGTCCGTATTCGCCGACCGGCGCCGCGTGGGACGAGGCGGTGGTGCGCTGGAAATCCTTCGCGAGCGACGCCGGCTGCCGCTACGACGACATCGTGAAAATCGACGCCGCCGACATCGCGCCGACCGTCACCTGGGGCATCAATCCCGGCCAGGGCATCTCGATCTCCGAGAACATTCCGAGCCCGGACACCGCCACTTCCGCCGACGACAAGGCCGGGATCATCGAGGCGCTCGCTTACATGAAGTTGCCCGCGGGCGCGCCCATCAAGGGCACGAAGATCGACGTCGCGTTTCTCGGCTCGTGCACCAACGGCCGCCTCTCGGACTTCCGCGAAGTCGCCAAATACGTCAAAGGCAAGCGCGTCGCGCCCGGCGTGAAGGCCATCGCCGTGCCCGGCTCGCAAATCGTCGCGCTCCAGTGCGAGAAGGAAGGCATCGACAAGGTCCTCGCCGAAGCCGGCTTCGAGTGGCGCGGCGCCGGTTGCTCGATGTGCCTCGCGATGAATCCCGACAAACTCGTCGGCGACCAACTCTGCGCCAGCTCGTCGAACCGCAACTTCAAGGGCCGCCAAGGCTCCGTCACCGGCCGCACGATCCTGATGAGTCCCGTCATGGTCGCCGCCGCCGCCGTCACCGGCACCGTGGCGGATGCGCGCGAAGTCTTCGCGGTTAACTGA
- a CDS encoding PEP-CTERM sorting domain-containing protein (PEP-CTERM proteins occur, often in large numbers, in the proteomes of bacteria that also encode an exosortase, a predicted intramembrane cysteine proteinase. The presence of a PEP-CTERM domain at a protein's C-terminus predicts cleavage within the sorting domain, followed by covalent anchoring to some some component of the (usually Gram-negative) cell surface. Many PEP-CTERM proteins exhibit an unusual sequence composition that includes large numbers of potential glycosylation sites. Expression of one such protein has been shown restore the ability of a bacterium to form floc, a type of biofilm.) produces MRLRPSSTYLFLPLLLLGISGAPSALAITVFTRTPTNAVITLNVEASDSIENVKAKIQDHSGLLPMFQTISFAAQTLEDGRTLADYNIQNQATLRLALTAGTGSFSALDFSGSETFNIGFVNDANGGVSATAYSFTSPGTWNLAAVSTVAPIAINLFSLAATASTTSFYNEVSNFDPAKSQSWTILSANGVTGFDAAKFTVNTTHFAGTVSPDWFSVSLTDNRLTLNFTPVPEPSTTIAFALGLALCGGYQFLRRRSRRG; encoded by the coding sequence ATGCGTCTTCGGCCATCATCGACTTACCTGTTCCTGCCGCTCCTCCTGCTCGGCATCAGCGGGGCGCCGTCGGCTTTGGCGATAACCGTTTTCACCCGCACGCCCACCAACGCGGTGATCACTCTCAACGTCGAAGCGAGCGACTCGATCGAGAACGTTAAGGCGAAAATCCAGGACCATTCCGGCCTCCTGCCGATGTTCCAAACCATCTCCTTCGCCGCCCAGACGCTCGAAGACGGGCGAACGCTCGCCGACTACAACATTCAGAACCAAGCCACCCTGCGGCTCGCGCTGACCGCCGGCACCGGGAGCTTTTCCGCGCTGGATTTTTCGGGCAGCGAGACGTTCAACATCGGATTCGTCAACGACGCCAACGGCGGCGTCAGCGCCACCGCCTACAGCTTCACCTCGCCCGGCACCTGGAACCTCGCGGCCGTCAGCACGGTCGCGCCGATCGCGATCAACCTCTTCTCCCTCGCCGCAACCGCCAGCACGACGAGCTTCTACAACGAAGTTAGCAACTTCGATCCCGCGAAGTCCCAATCGTGGACGATTCTCTCGGCCAACGGCGTCACGGGCTTCGACGCCGCGAAGTTCACCGTCAACACCACGCATTTCGCCGGCACCGTCTCGCCCGATTGGTTCAGCGTCTCGCTCACGGACAATCGACTGACCCTGAACTTTACGCCCGTTCCCGAACCCAGCACGACCATCGCCTTCGCGCTTGGTCTCGCGCTTTGCGGCGGCTATCAGTTCCTGCGCCGCCGATCGCGCCGAGGCTGA